One genomic segment of Pristiophorus japonicus isolate sPriJap1 chromosome 8, sPriJap1.hap1, whole genome shotgun sequence includes these proteins:
- the caiap gene encoding CARD- and ANK-domain containing inflammasome adapter protein — protein sequence MPLNGTGIFTNPYAIEVLQSKKKELVAGIINTDHLLDWLVENRTISPDKRIAVLNYRTQEEKNSRLLDMLVSCGERACRLFFYPCLKCVEPALYNYIRSYVSNVSSSFGGARRQLVGYLLERDKDEIPRNIPKKAEELMQNETPKKKPHQMLNTAARPQPVHVELTELYQAAALGDLSSLDRAFGESDVNGTNDSNETLLHIAAAHGHVKIIEYLLNKGAKIEVRDNKGQSPLHRAAEKGHIGAAKMLLQAGAHIYALDTESRCPLQLAAQSNHFPIVKLMLKEEARNDKKKKTFLHMAALRDENKLAQIVLKYGAPVDTKDEKNRTPLFHATSQGHLNTVKVLLEAGAKVDVDLIDAIFNSNNPSLIQLILEHGSGISPTALVNALFEAVQKNLHRTVGILIEQGIDVNTRNGMQYTPLLLAAELGHTETVNVLLNKGARLDERTPNMNSALHLAVQTSSLSVTKLLIDQGMDANIIGFGNQTPLHIASFHNQPLMIETLIRGGSKVNAVTKEAVTPLHIASQRGNRDTAECLIQNKADVNAKDRYMRTPLHMAAVVGDASIAELLLSNQADPNAVNKEKKAPLHLAANEGHLDFVSLMLTRRARFAIKDMDGNTPMHYAASKSHSIVVKALLLAGKNKNIDDKNVWRKTPLHLAAEHSHEGLIELLLISGAAINALDNGKDTPLHCACKSGNFNTAQKLITWSEGAKPKFYSTNSLRKTPLQVAESGDTDSHHQIVTLLKKKMMLTR from the coding sequence ATGCCCTTAAACGGTACAGGTATATTTACAAATCCATATGCAATTGAGGTTCTTCAGAGCAAGAAAAAGGAACTGGTAGCAGGAATTATCAACACTGATCATCTTCTGGACTGGTTGGTTGAGAATCGTACCATTTCACCAGATAAGAGAATCGCTGTGTTGAATTACAGGACACAGGAGGAAAAGAACTCGAGACTTCTGGATATGTTGGTTTCTTGTGGTGAGAGAGCCTGCAGACTGTTCTTTTATCCTTGCCTCAAGTGTGTGGAACCAGCTCTCTACAACTACATCAGAAGCTATGTCAGTAATGTGTCCAGCAGTTTTGGGGGTGCCAGGAGGCAGCTAGTGGGTTACCTTTTGGAGAGAGATAAGGATGAAATCCCCAGGAATATCCCCAAAAAGGCAGAGGAATTGATGCAGAACGAGACGCCTAAAAAGAAGCCACATCAGATGCTAAATACAGCCGCTAGACCTCAACCTGTCCATGTTGAGCTGACTGAGCTCTACCAAGCTGCAGCATTGGGAGATCTTTCCAGTCTTGATAGAGCTTTTGGAGAAAGCGACGTAAATGGTACGAATGATTCTAATGAAACCCTGTTGCACATTGCTGCTGCCCATGGACATGTTAAGATTATTGAATATTTATTAAATAAAGGAGCAAAGATAGAGGTGAGGGATAACAAAGGGCAATCACCTCTCCACCGGGCTGCAGAGAAGGGGCACATAGGTGCAGCCAAAATGCTTCTCCAAGCAGGAGCACACATCTACGCTTTGGATACAGAATCCAGATGTCCACTGCAATTAGCTGCCCAGAGCAATCATTTCCCCATAGTGAAGCTGATGTTGAAAGAAGAAGCCAGAAATGATAAAAAGAAGAAAACTTTTTTGCACATGGCTGCACTCAgagatgaaaataaactagcacaaatcgTTCTCAAATACGGGGCTCCGGTTGATACTAAGGATGAGAAGAACAGGACCCCACTGTTTCATGCTACTTCCCAAGGACATCTCAACACTGTGAAGGTATTGTTGGAGGCTGGAGCCAAGGTCGATGTTGATCTGATCGATGCAATATTTAATAGTAATAACCCATCCCTGATTCAGCTGATCttggagcatggcagtgggattagcccTACTGCCCTGGTCAATGCACTCTTTGAAGCAGTTCAGAAAAATCTACACAGAACTGTGGGCATTCTAATTGAACAAGGCATCGACGTCAACACCAGAAATGGAATGCAATACACCCCTTTACTGTTAGCAGCAGAACTTGGCCATACAGAAACTGTCAACGTCCTGTTAAATAAAGGCGCACGTTTAGATGAAAGGACGCCAAATATGAATAGTGCGTTGCACCTTGCTGTCCAGACTAGTTCTCTTTCTGTTACAAAGCTGCTGATTGACCAAGGGATGGATGCAAACATAATTGGCTTTGGCAACCAAACACCCCTGCACATTGCATCCTTTCATAACCAACCGCTAATGATAGAAACTTTGATAAGAGGAGGTTCAAAGGTCAATGCAGTCACTAAGGAAGCAGTTACACCCTTACACATCGCTTCACAAAGAGGTAACCGAGATACAGCAGAGTGTCTCATCCAGAACAAAGCTGATGTGAATGCTAAAGACAGATATATGAGAACACCTTTGCACATGGCTGCTGTAGTTGGAGATGCCTCCATTGCAGAACTACTTCTGTCAAACCAGGCTGATCCTAATGCAGTAAATAAAGAGAAGAAGGCCCCACTCCATTTGGCTGCTAATGAGGGCCATTTGGACTTTGTATCTTTGATGTTAACGAGAAGGGCCAGGTTTGCTATAAAGGATATGGATGGGAATACTCCAATGCACTATGCAGCCAGCAAAAGCCATAGCATTGTTGTCAAAGCTCTTTTATTAGCTGGGAAAAATAAAAACATTGATGATAAGAATGTTTGGCGGAAAACACCATTACATCTGGCAGCAGAACATAGTCATGAGGGCCTGATAGAGTTATTGTTGATCAGCGGAGCTGCCATTAATGCCTTAGACAATGGCAAAGACACACCTCTGCATTGTGCTTGCAAATCGGGCAACTTTAACACCGCCCAAAAACTAATCACCTGGTCTGAAGGTGCAAAACCTAAGTTTTACTCTACAAATAGTTTAAGAAAGACCCCTCTTCAAGTTGCAGAAAGTGGAGATACAGATAGCCACCATCAAATAGTAACATTattgaaaaaaaaaatgatgttAACTAGATAA